From Apium graveolens cultivar Ventura chromosome 9, ASM990537v1, whole genome shotgun sequence, the proteins below share one genomic window:
- the LOC141686533 gene encoding protein FAR1-RELATED SEQUENCE 5-like, translating into MSATRSLIKTLYGSGVRNCQVMNVIGNIHGGNGKVGFNVQHVRNVLRDKRKKRFEISDAQAGLDLLHRLNEESGSKYFIRTEVDEENRLKCLVWIDPRCIMAYQNFGDVMAFDTTYRTNRYAMPFVPFTGVNHHYHSVIFGFALIQDEHASTFEWILRTWLEGVGNNPPLTIITDQDQAMASAIAVVLPNTTHLLCSWHISQKFPEKLAHYYSAFPEFKTDFNNCIYKSLTECVFEARWASFVEKYHLQDHKWLNGLYELKHKWILAYTRNKFSAFQNSTSRSEGMNSFFDKYVSSATGLKEFIENAQKALARQFMREKEEDYVTINLKRPMKLHTTLEYHASCIYTKEMFRRFQDELVESSKYFVEKDRRASEEGERMGDVYTYYSCYRPMSEPTRRNVYFVAFEKASSLGMCTCRMLEHSGLPCRHLLTVFTKKRVSEISPYYINRRWTMHANRVDGVLPYNLDVGQSHEMTSTDRFNSMAMLTMSFCQSSIASKERYDYAVGVMNREIPILERMSVDEIKSYESNSQAPNASAHEETILDLIMSQTKGRKKDVRFKSPIESIGKKEKPPRRCTYCQMEGHDKRKCASRLEDLKNVQESQYN; encoded by the coding sequence ATGTCCGCGACCCGTAGTTTGATTAAAACGCTTTATGGTTCGGGGGTTCGTAATTGTCAAGTGATGAATGTGATTGGTAACATTCATGGAGGTAATGGCAAAGTTGGTTTCAATGTTCAACATGTTAGGAATGTGTTAAGAGACAAGAGGAAGAAAAGGTTTGAGATTAGTGACGCTCAAGCGGGGTTGGACTTGTTGCATAGGTTGAATGAAGAAAGTggttctaaatattttattaggaCCGAAGTCGATGAAGAGAATCGCTTGAAGTGTCTAGTATGGATTGATCCGAGATGTATAATGGCTTACCAAAATTTTGGCGATGTTATGGCTTTTGATACCACTTATCGGACAAATAGGTATGCAATGCCATTTGTCCCATTTACCGGAGTCAATCATCATTATCACTCGGTAATTTTCGGGTTTGCATTGATACAGGATGAACACGCGTCGACTTTTGAGTGGATTCTTCGTACTTGGCTTGAAGGTGTGGGGAATAATCCCCCATTGACTATAATCACGGATCAAGATCAAGCCATGGCAAGCGCTATTGCGGTTGTACTCCCGAATACTACCCATTTATTGTGTTCTTGGCACATTAGTCAAAAATTCCCGGAGAAATTAGCTCATTATTATTCGGCTTTTCCGGAATTCAAGACGGACTTCAATAATTGCATTTATAAATCTCTCACCGAATGTGTTTTTGAAGCTAGATGGGCGTCGTTTGTGGAAAAGTATCACTTACAAGATCATAAATGGTTAAATGGGTTATATGAGTTGAAACACAAGTGGATTCTTGCATATACTAGAAATAAATTTTCGGCGTTTCAAAATAGTACATCGAGGAGTGAGGGGATGAATTCTTTCTTTGATAAGTATGTGAGTTCGGCAACGGGTTTGAAGGAATTCATTGAAAATGCCCAAAAAGCATTGGCAAGGCAATTCATGCGGGAGAAGGAAGAAGATTATGTCACCATTAATCTAAAACGTCCCATGAAATTGCATACCACATTGGAGTATCATGCTTCTTGTATCTACACTAAGGAAATGTTTAGAAGATTTCAAGATGAATTGGTTGAGTCTTCAAAATACTTTGTTGAAAAAGACCGACGAGCTAGTGAAGAAGGGGAGAGAATGGGGGATGTTTATACGTACTATAGTTGTTATAGGCCCATGTCCGAGCCTACGAGAAGAAATGTTTATTTTGTGGCATTCGAGAAAGCAAGCTCTTTGGGAATGTGTACGTGTAGAATGCTTGAACATTCGGGGCTACCTTGTAGACACCTATTGACGGTCTTCACTAAGAAACGGGTTTCGGAAATTTCCCCGTATTACATAAACCGGAGGTGGACAATGCAtgccaatagagttgatggtgtgtTGCCTTACAATTTGGATGTTGGACAAAGTCATGAGATGACCTCAACCGATCGATTTAATAGCATGGCAATGTTAACCATGAGTTTTTGTCAAAGTAGCATTGCATCCAAGGAACGGTATGATTATGCCGTTGGAGTGATGAATCGAGAAATACCAATTCTCGAAAGAATGAGCGTTGATGAAATTAAATCTTACGAAAGCAATTCGCAAGCTCCAAATGCAAGTGCTCATGAAGAAACAATTCTTGACCTTATTATGTCCCAAACTAAAGGGAGGAAGAAGGACGTTCGTTTCAAAAGTCCAATAGAATCGATTGGTAAAAAGGAGAAGCCGCCAAGAAGGTGCACTTATTGTCAAATGGAAGGCCATGATAAAAGGAAGTGTGCTAGTAGACTAGAAGATCTTAAAAATGTTcaagaatcacaatataattag
- the LOC141686534 gene encoding uncharacterized protein LOC141686534: MAGARLTYQEMMTPLFLHPSDNANLIQVDKLQGSSDYRLWHRSMEINLSSKRKLGFITGTVPLPTDDLIKAEMWETCNNMVIAWITNNVSSTIKRSIIYMTDAKDIWANLEK; the protein is encoded by the coding sequence ATGGCTGGTGCTCGTTTGACATATCAAGAAATGATGACACCCCTCTTTCTTCATCCCTCGGATAACGCTAATTTGATCCAAGTGGATAAGCTTCAAGGGTCATCTGATTACAGGCTATGGCATAGATCGATGGAAATCAATCTCTCGTCAAAGCGCAAACTGGGTTTCATCACAGGTACGGTTCCATTGCCCACTGATGATCTTATTAAAGCTGAAATGTGGGAGACTTGTAACAATATGGTTATTGCTTGGATCACTAATAATGTTTCATCCACTATTAAAAGATCCATCATCTATATGACTGATGCAAAAGATATTTGGGCTAATCTTGAAAAATGA